Proteins from a single region of Diorhabda sublineata isolate icDioSubl1.1 chromosome 2, icDioSubl1.1, whole genome shotgun sequence:
- the LOC130452737 gene encoding lipase maturation factor 2-like, whose translation MITVRYTRNLFLRVLCIVYLSAFLSFYIQIPGLYGDNGILPARSVLENSKHKTLSAKVHYQPTLLWLAPFLGLDTSYALDVLALLGAFLAFTGIISQKFCTIPLFAGLWSLYFSLYQIGQIFVTNFDELLLETGFLAIFVAPLLPGRRKGSKGCSKDLISLWLIKWLLFRILFTSGIKKFILGDPLWWSLKAISRVYEVLPLPTPLSWYAYALPEWQLKLTQVFTNTAEILLPFLFFVPVRCVRITTFFLQLFLQICILLTGNFGFANLLVITLQIALLDDQCFYKKKSSNKSSILGTIATVVIYGAIIYGVVVLFNLKINGTQIDATVAFTRIQFDKYIGPIIIYAVYFGLVSLATTVLYSLSNVLFDNQGGNKGLATISILFYAGIAVLLFLSSTVPLASLRPASNSTVNPTIRNMYNRLHKLHAVNAYSSPFTKFPAGNDRNEIVFEGADRVDGPWKEYNFLYKPGNPNSSLPFLTPHSAQIDWHMSSAAYSSYDSQPWLLSFAHRILNHNPEVLVLIDFRESPFRQSPPKYLRAILYKYKYTGWNQRNQIPWWTREKIAEYLPVVSKDSPFLLDFLKARNLLPLTSKVDVNPLWKQILDFIRYIINHLEATLLFWSVLSAGFAIICTTSSSGKK comes from the exons atgataactGTGAGATatacaagaaatttatttttgagggTTCTATGTATTGTTTATCTATCGGCATTTTTATCATTCTATATTCAAATACCAG GTTTATATGGAGACAATGGAATACTGCCAGCTAGATCCGTATTGGAAAATAGTAAACATAAAACTTTATCTGCAAAAGTTCATTATCAACCCACTTTATTGTGGCTAGCACCATTTCTTGGTCTCGATACTAGTTATGCTTTAGATGTACTGGCATTGCTAGGAGCCTTTTTGGCTTTTACTGG GATCATTTCACAGAAATTTTGTACAATACCGCTTTTTGCTGGATTGTGGTCGTTATACTTTTCGCTCTACCAAATTGGacaaatatttgtaacaaaCTT TGATGAACTTCTTTTGGAAACGGGTTTTCTGGCAATTTTTGTAGCTCCTTTACTGCCAGGTCGCAGGAAAGGTTCAAAAGGTTGTTCCAAAGATCTCATATCACTGTGGCTAATCAAATGGTTACTATTTCGAATTTTATTCACATCgggtattaaaaaattcattcttgGAGATCCATTATGGTGGTCGTTGAAAG CTATAAGTCGTGTTTACGAAGTACTACCATTGCCAACACCTCTGAGTTGGTATGCATATGCTCTGCCTGAATGGCAATTGAAACTGACACAAGTATTTACTAATACAGCAGAAATTTTGTTaccgtttttattttttgtacctGTTAGATGTGTCAGAATAACTACATTTTTCTTACAA ttatttttgcaAATTTGTATTCTTTTAACTGGAAATTTTGGATTCGCGAATTTATTGGTAATAACACTACAAATAGCCCTTTTGGACGATCAGTgcttttataaaaagaaaagttCCAATAAATCATCTATATTAGGTACAATCGCCACAGTTGTGATATACGGAGCAATAATTTATGGGGTGGTGGttcttttcaatttgaaaattaatggtACACAAATTGATGCTACTGTTG CATTTACTAGAATCCAGTTTGATAAATATATCGGGCCAATTATTATTTATGCGGTTTACTTTGGATTAGTGTCTTTAGCAACAACGGTTCTTTATAGTTTGTCAAATGTACTTTTCGATAATCAGGGTGGAAATAAAGGATTGGCTACCATTTCGATTCTATTTTATGCCGGAATTGCTGTTCTCCTCTTCTTATCGAGTACA GTACCTTTAGCATCTTTACGTCCAGCGTCTAATTCGACGGTAAATCCCACAATACGCAATATGTATAATCGTTTACACAAACTTCACGCTGTTAACGCCTACAGTAGCCCTTTTACAAAATTCCCAGCTGGAAATGACCGTAACGAAATTGTTTTCGAAGGCGCTGATAGGGTTGACGGGCCATGGAAAGAATACAACTTTTTGTATAAACCTGGTAACCCCAATTCATCTTTACCGTTTCTCA cTCCTCATTCAGCTCAAATAGATTGGCATATGTCTTCAGCTGCTTACAGTAGTTACGATTCACAACCGTGGTTATTATCCTTCGCCCACAGGATTCTTAATCATAATCCAGAAGTTCTTGTTCTTATTGATTTCAGAGAATCGCCTTTTCGTCAATCACCGCCAAAGTATCTTAGAGCTATTTTGtacaaatacaaatatacaGGTTGGAATCAAAG GAACCAAATACCTTGGTGGACACGCGAAAAGATCGCCGAATACTTGCCAGTAGTCAGCAAGGACTCTCCTTTCTTATTAGACTTTTTAAAAGCAAGGAATTTATTACCGTTAACTTCGAAAGTTGACGTGAACCCATTGTGGAAACAAATTTTAGATTTCATCAGATATATCATCAATCATTTAGAAGCTACTTTATTGTTTTGGTCGGTATTGTCCGCAGGTTTTGCCATTATTTGTACGACATCGTCGTCTggtaaaaaataa